One region of Azoarcus sp. CIB genomic DNA includes:
- a CDS encoding ABC transporter substrate-binding protein, which translates to MKLIRRILAPLLLAVAGVAAAQAPGVGEREVVVGSIQDLSGPIALLGVPVRDGMQMRFDDANAAGGVHGRKLRLVVEDAGYDPKKGVLAARKLIQRDKVFAFLANLGTPVVMATMPLIVDAGRPHLFPFSPHESTYSPRHPLKFQMFAPYQDYMDAATRHMVQTHGYRKTCLLYQDDDYGLEVMKGVAAGLAKLAQPLVEKTSYKRGATDFSSQIARLRGAGCDFVVLATVVRETVAAVAEARRTGWNVDMLVTASGYSAQTHELGGKAVEGLYGVTVLPHPYEAGANGQLADWIRRYRERFGAAPNVWSVMGYGVADLFVKAADKAGRELTVERFTAALESLHTPRDFFGGPEYRFTRDDHLGNRHGRIAQIRDGRWVILTDYLK; encoded by the coding sequence ATGAAGCTCATCCGCCGCATCCTTGCCCCGCTGCTCCTGGCCGTCGCCGGCGTTGCCGCGGCGCAGGCTCCGGGCGTCGGCGAGCGCGAGGTCGTCGTCGGCAGCATCCAGGACCTGTCGGGCCCGATCGCGCTGCTCGGCGTGCCGGTGCGCGACGGCATGCAGATGCGCTTCGACGACGCCAACGCCGCCGGCGGCGTGCACGGCCGCAAGCTGCGCCTCGTCGTCGAGGACGCCGGCTACGACCCGAAGAAGGGCGTGCTCGCGGCGCGAAAGCTGATCCAGCGTGACAAGGTCTTCGCCTTCCTCGCGAATCTCGGCACGCCGGTCGTGATGGCGACGATGCCGCTGATCGTCGACGCCGGCCGGCCGCACCTCTTCCCGTTCTCGCCGCACGAATCGACCTACTCGCCGCGCCACCCGCTGAAGTTCCAGATGTTCGCGCCCTACCAGGACTACATGGACGCGGCGACGCGCCACATGGTGCAGACGCACGGCTACCGCAAGACCTGCCTGCTATACCAGGATGACGACTACGGCCTGGAGGTGATGAAGGGCGTCGCGGCGGGCCTGGCGAAGCTCGCGCAGCCGCTCGTCGAGAAGACCAGCTACAAGCGCGGCGCGACCGACTTCTCCAGCCAGATCGCGCGCCTGCGCGGCGCGGGCTGCGACTTCGTCGTGCTCGCGACGGTCGTGCGCGAGACCGTCGCGGCCGTCGCCGAGGCGCGCCGCACCGGCTGGAACGTCGACATGCTGGTCACCGCGTCGGGTTATTCGGCGCAGACGCACGAGCTGGGCGGCAAGGCGGTCGAGGGGCTGTACGGCGTGACCGTGCTGCCGCATCCCTACGAGGCCGGTGCGAACGGCCAGCTCGCGGACTGGATCCGCCGCTACCGCGAGCGCTTCGGCGCCGCGCCCAACGTGTGGAGCGTGATGGGCTACGGCGTCGCCGACCTGTTCGTGAAAGCCGCCGACAAGGCCGGGCGCGAGCTCACCGTCGAGCGTTTCACCGCCGCGCTGGAGTCGCTGCACACCCCGCGCGACTTCTTCGGCGGCCCGGAGTATCGTTTCACTCGCGACGACCATCTCGGCAACCGCCACGGCCGCATCGCGCAGATCCGGGATGGCCGCTGGGTGATCCTGACCGACTACCTGAAGTGA
- a CDS encoding EAL domain-containing protein, whose product MTSLSVLARRQRSLLIGLLVFLVTALVSAVLISGFERQRQAVRRAEVTNTLFDEAQDLRSNIEHALAVTYALAALVRQGEGSIPNFDTLAEQMLPFYQGASALALAPAGVVRQIVPLAENAGVIGHDLLADPTRNREAFLARDTGKLTLAGPFPLKQGGVGAIGRLPVYLPDENGRQAFWGFVAVVIRFPDVLTTALLPSVEKYGFDYELWRTHPDTGARQVIAASSARPLVEPVEHEIEVPNGVWTLGVAPVGGWKDDSGLPFELAVATILCFALGWLATTLMQLREHHSALKGLVAERTAELAAREARLAALITSLPDKMLLIDKDRRVVECHAPEPRLLAAPVEELVGRPYAQTVPPEVAAKFDATIDAIAVDGVPRQTEYALELADGVHYFSASISRLNDADGPAGFIALARDITERVRMERALSESETRYRALFANSRVVMLVIDPADGAIVDANDKACAYYGYDHAALTRMQISDINALSREEVLHEMARARARAADFFQFRHRLASGEVRDVEVASGPIELGGRSLLYSIVQDVTERRRYEERMREALVVYNASSQAIMTTDAQGVITSVNPAFCAITGYAVDEVIGHRSSMFKSGRHDPAFFGTMWSRLAEGGAWEGEIWNRRKNGEIYPQWLTITAVRNDDGTIAEYVSLFSDITERKQQEEAIWHQANFDTLTGLANRSLLQDRLEHALAQARRHDGKVGLMFLDLDGFKWINDSFGHDVGDEMLVEVARRLKASVREQDTVARLGGDEFTVVVNDLHDQRDMEDLHVVAEKLVAVLREPFLLSNARHHISGSIGITVFPDDGADVQTLLRNADIAMYKAKQAGKNRAQFYAHHMQADALARVQLENDLRIAIEQQQFVLHYQPIVEAASGHIVGAEALIRWQHPRRGLVSPGDFIAVAEDCGLIVPIGAWALREAVRQSHAWREAGYPALRMAVNVSGVQFREPGLPELVRSLLSGAADGHEHLMLEITESVLMDSSEEAEARMREINGQGIAYSLDDFGTGFSSLSYLKRFPVDVVKIDRSFVRDCPDDRSDASLVEAIINMAHSLDLRVTAEGVESEAQRDFLRRLGCDCLQGYLIGRPMAAADLALRMAAEGVLHG is encoded by the coding sequence ATGACCAGCCTGTCGGTGCTCGCGCGCCGGCAGCGCTCGCTGCTGATCGGCCTGCTCGTTTTCCTCGTGACCGCGCTCGTCTCGGCCGTGCTGATTTCGGGTTTCGAGCGTCAGCGGCAAGCGGTCCGCCGCGCGGAGGTGACGAACACGCTGTTCGACGAGGCGCAGGACCTGCGCAGCAACATCGAGCACGCGCTGGCGGTGACCTATGCGTTGGCGGCGCTGGTGCGTCAGGGCGAGGGCAGCATCCCGAATTTCGACACCCTGGCGGAGCAGATGCTGCCGTTCTACCAAGGAGCCTCGGCGCTGGCGCTCGCGCCGGCCGGTGTGGTGCGACAGATCGTGCCGCTGGCCGAGAACGCCGGCGTCATCGGACACGACCTGCTGGCCGATCCGACGCGCAACCGCGAGGCTTTTCTCGCACGCGACACCGGCAAGCTGACACTGGCCGGCCCCTTCCCGCTGAAGCAGGGTGGCGTCGGCGCGATCGGACGTCTGCCGGTGTACCTGCCGGACGAGAACGGGCGTCAGGCGTTCTGGGGCTTCGTCGCAGTGGTGATCCGTTTTCCCGACGTGCTGACGACGGCGCTGCTGCCTTCGGTCGAGAAGTACGGCTTCGATTACGAGCTGTGGCGCACCCATCCGGATACGGGGGCGAGGCAGGTCATCGCCGCCTCGTCCGCCCGGCCTCTGGTCGAGCCGGTCGAGCATGAGATCGAGGTTCCGAACGGGGTGTGGACGCTGGGCGTGGCGCCGGTCGGCGGGTGGAAGGACGATTCTGGCCTGCCCTTCGAGCTCGCCGTGGCGACCATACTGTGCTTTGCGCTGGGCTGGCTGGCGACCACCCTGATGCAGCTGCGCGAGCACCACAGCGCCCTGAAGGGGCTCGTCGCTGAGCGCACGGCGGAGCTGGCGGCGCGCGAGGCGCGGCTGGCGGCGCTGATCACGTCGCTTCCCGACAAGATGCTGCTGATCGACAAGGACAGGCGGGTCGTGGAGTGCCATGCGCCGGAACCGCGGCTGCTCGCCGCCCCGGTCGAGGAACTGGTCGGGCGCCCCTATGCGCAGACGGTGCCGCCCGAGGTCGCGGCGAAGTTCGACGCGACCATCGACGCGATCGCGGTCGACGGGGTGCCGCGGCAGACCGAATATGCGCTCGAGCTGGCCGACGGCGTGCATTACTTCAGCGCCTCGATCAGCCGGCTGAACGATGCCGACGGCCCCGCGGGCTTCATCGCGCTGGCGCGCGACATCACCGAGCGCGTGCGCATGGAGCGCGCGCTGTCCGAGAGCGAGACGCGCTATCGGGCGCTGTTCGCCAACAGCCGGGTGGTGATGCTGGTGATCGACCCGGCCGACGGCGCCATTGTCGATGCGAACGACAAGGCGTGTGCGTATTACGGTTACGACCATGCGGCGCTGACGCGCATGCAGATCTCGGACATCAATGCCCTGTCGCGCGAGGAGGTGCTGCACGAGATGGCCAGGGCGCGGGCGCGCGCGGCGGACTTCTTCCAGTTCCGCCATCGCCTCGCCAGCGGCGAGGTGCGCGACGTCGAGGTCGCGAGCGGTCCGATCGAGCTCGGCGGGCGCAGCCTGCTGTATTCGATCGTGCAGGACGTGACCGAACGGCGCCGCTACGAGGAGCGCATGCGCGAGGCCCTGGTGGTGTACAACGCATCGAGCCAGGCGATCATGACGACCGACGCACAGGGGGTGATCACCTCGGTGAATCCGGCCTTCTGCGCGATCACCGGCTATGCGGTCGACGAGGTCATCGGCCACCGCTCGTCGATGTTCAAGTCCGGGCGCCACGACCCGGCTTTCTTCGGCACGATGTGGAGCCGTCTCGCCGAAGGCGGCGCGTGGGAGGGCGAGATCTGGAACCGGCGCAAGAACGGCGAGATCTATCCGCAGTGGCTCACGATCACCGCGGTGCGCAACGACGATGGCACGATCGCCGAGTATGTCTCGCTGTTCAGCGACATCACCGAGCGCAAGCAGCAGGAGGAGGCGATCTGGCACCAAGCGAATTTCGATACGCTCACCGGCCTGGCCAATCGCAGCCTGCTGCAGGATCGGCTGGAGCACGCGCTGGCGCAGGCGCGGCGGCACGACGGCAAGGTCGGCCTGATGTTCCTCGACCTCGACGGCTTCAAGTGGATCAACGATTCGTTCGGGCACGACGTCGGCGACGAGATGCTGGTTGAGGTCGCGCGTCGCCTCAAGGCCAGCGTGCGCGAGCAGGACACGGTGGCGCGCCTGGGCGGGGACGAATTCACGGTGGTCGTGAACGACCTGCACGACCAGCGCGACATGGAGGATCTGCACGTGGTCGCCGAGAAGCTCGTCGCGGTGCTGCGCGAGCCCTTCCTGCTGAGCAATGCCCGCCATCACATCTCCGGCAGCATTGGCATCACGGTCTTTCCCGACGACGGCGCGGACGTGCAGACCTTGCTGCGCAACGCGGACATCGCGATGTACAAGGCCAAGCAGGCGGGCAAGAACCGCGCGCAGTTCTATGCGCACCACATGCAGGCCGATGCCTTGGCGCGCGTGCAGCTCGAGAACGACCTGCGCATCGCGATCGAGCAGCAGCAATTCGTGCTGCACTACCAGCCCATCGTGGAAGCCGCGAGCGGGCACATCGTCGGCGCCGAGGCACTGATCCGCTGGCAGCATCCGCGGCGCGGGCTGGTGTCGCCGGGCGATTTCATCGCAGTGGCCGAAGACTGCGGCCTGATCGTGCCGATCGGCGCATGGGCGCTGCGCGAGGCGGTGCGCCAGTCGCACGCGTGGCGCGAGGCGGGCTACCCGGCACTGCGCATGGCGGTCAACGTGTCCGGCGTGCAGTTCCGCGAGCCCGGCCTGCCCGAGCTCGTGCGCTCGCTGTTGTCGGGCGCGGCGGACGGCCACGAGCACCTGATGCTGGAGATCACCGAATCGGTGCTGATGGACAGCAGCGAAGAGGCCGAGGCGCGCATGCGTGAGATCAACGGCCAGGGCATTGCCTATTCGCTCGACGACTTCGGTACCGGCTTCTCGTCGCTGTCCTACCTCAAGCGCTTCCCGGTCGATGTCGTGAAGATCGACCGCAGCTTCGTGCGCGACTGCCCCGACGACCGCAGCGATGCGAGTCTGGTCGAGGCGATCATCAACATGGCGCACAGCCTGGACCTCAGGGTCACGGCGGAAGGGGTCGAGTCGGAAGCGCAGCGCGACTTTCTGCGTCGTCTGGGCTGCGATTGCCTGCAGGGCTACCTGATCGGCCGACCGATGGCGGCGGCGGACCTCGCGCTGCGCATGGCGGCTGAGGGCGTGCTTCACGGATAA
- a CDS encoding branched-chain amino acid ABC transporter permease — protein MVVLAALAVWALGADYALAQAAFVSTWAIAGLGVILVVGQCGQVSLGQGALLGLGAYAQALLVLRGVPAPLSLAVAVALGAVGGWLASLPARRLGGLYFAMSTLAFAQVVEEGLVRWESLTGGAAGLAVPPLVLGGWVANTSLAQALVGGVALVMAWLACRRWVASRLGRAWRAVREDEVAAAAAGIDVAHAKTLAFVLGGGLSGLAGALYAHWIGFVSPEQFGLTLSFELLMLAFIGGARHLAGALWGALVVVALPQAVSLAVERLPPGLAGAAGIETALFGGVLVVLVLLRPGGLAGSR, from the coding sequence ATCGTGGTCCTTGCTGCGCTCGCGGTGTGGGCACTGGGTGCGGACTACGCCCTTGCGCAGGCGGCCTTCGTTTCGACCTGGGCGATCGCCGGGTTGGGCGTGATCCTCGTGGTGGGCCAGTGCGGCCAGGTTTCGCTGGGGCAGGGCGCCCTGCTCGGGCTCGGGGCCTACGCGCAGGCGCTGCTCGTGCTGCGCGGGGTGCCGGCGCCGCTGTCGCTGGCAGTGGCCGTCGCGCTCGGCGCGGTCGGCGGGTGGTTGGCGAGCCTGCCGGCACGGCGCCTGGGCGGGCTGTACTTCGCGATGAGCACGCTGGCCTTCGCGCAGGTCGTCGAGGAGGGGTTGGTGCGCTGGGAGTCGCTGACCGGCGGCGCGGCGGGCCTCGCGGTGCCGCCGCTGGTGCTCGGCGGATGGGTGGCGAACACGTCCCTTGCGCAGGCGCTGGTCGGTGGCGTCGCGCTAGTGATGGCGTGGCTCGCCTGCCGGCGCTGGGTGGCGTCGCGGCTGGGGCGGGCGTGGCGCGCGGTTCGCGAGGACGAGGTCGCCGCGGCGGCGGCCGGCATCGACGTCGCGCACGCGAAAACGCTTGCCTTCGTGCTGGGTGGCGGGCTGTCCGGGTTGGCCGGCGCGCTGTATGCGCACTGGATCGGTTTCGTGAGCCCGGAACAGTTCGGGTTGACGTTGTCCTTCGAGTTGCTGATGCTGGCCTTCATCGGCGGCGCGCGCCACCTCGCCGGAGCGCTGTGGGGCGCGCTGGTGGTCGTTGCGCTGCCGCAGGCGGTGTCGCTCGCGGTCGAACGTCTGCCGCCGGGTTTGGCGGGCGCCGCGGGCATCGAGACTGCGCTGTTCGGTGGGGTGCTGGTCGTTCTGGTGCTGCTGCGCCCCGGTGGCCTGGCCGGATCGCGCTGA
- a CDS encoding branched-chain amino acid ABC transporter permease gives MSVQTLIQVLASGVATGCVYGLVALSFVLIYKATGAVSFMQGELLMLGAFAVLALHEAAGLPLAAAVVLGVAAMAAFGALLERMVLRRTLGPGHLTALLLTFGLGMVMRGAVGAVPAASHAMHRLPLPFAGESVRLGGAALAAEHLAVIAATALLAGALTLFFRRTRAGLALRACSENAGVAALMGVSVARMHTLAWALGAGLAAVAGVLLAPVTFVHPNMGLVALKAFPAAVLGGMTSLPGALAGGVFLGVVEALAGLALPEGVKDVVPYVLMMAVLLLFPGGFAAGLRGRP, from the coding sequence ATGTCCGTGCAGACCCTGATCCAGGTGCTCGCGAGCGGCGTCGCGACCGGCTGCGTGTACGGGCTGGTCGCGCTGTCCTTCGTGCTGATCTACAAGGCGACCGGGGCGGTGAGCTTCATGCAGGGCGAACTACTCATGCTCGGGGCGTTCGCGGTGCTGGCGTTGCACGAGGCGGCCGGCCTGCCGCTCGCCGCCGCCGTCGTGCTCGGCGTCGCCGCGATGGCGGCCTTCGGGGCGCTGCTCGAGCGCATGGTGCTGCGCCGCACGCTCGGTCCCGGGCACCTGACGGCGTTGTTGCTGACCTTCGGGCTGGGGATGGTGATGCGCGGCGCCGTCGGGGCGGTGCCGGCGGCGAGCCACGCGATGCACCGCCTGCCGCTGCCCTTCGCCGGCGAGAGCGTGCGCCTGGGCGGCGCGGCCCTGGCGGCGGAGCACCTTGCAGTGATCGCGGCGACCGCGCTGCTCGCCGGCGCGCTGACGCTGTTCTTCCGCCGCACGCGCGCGGGGCTGGCCTTGCGCGCGTGTTCGGAGAACGCCGGGGTGGCTGCGCTGATGGGCGTGTCGGTGGCGCGCATGCACACCCTGGCGTGGGCGCTCGGCGCCGGACTCGCCGCGGTCGCGGGGGTGCTGCTGGCGCCGGTGACTTTCGTCCATCCGAACATGGGGCTGGTGGCGCTGAAGGCGTTTCCGGCCGCGGTGCTGGGCGGTATGACGAGCCTGCCGGGGGCGCTCGCGGGCGGGGTGTTCCTCGGCGTCGTCGAGGCGCTCGCGGGACTGGCGCTGCCGGAAGGGGTGAAGGATGTCGTGCCCTACGTGCTGATGATGGCCGTGCTGCTGCTGTTTCCGGGCGGCTTCGCGGCCGGCCTGCGGGGGCGGCCGTGA
- a CDS encoding trimeric intracellular cation channel family protein: MRCYARPMRPIDTLVYGIGLAGVAAQAAAGILEAGNKRFDLFGMIVVALAAALGGGSLRDLLLDRKVFWIADQSYLVTALLAALAAFALARVVRLPARLFLLPDAIGLALFTVSGTQAALALDAPWLVASLMGVITGAFGGIVRDVLCNEVPLVFSGELYATASWVGALLLVALSEFDVAHTWAALLAGSVVLAVRLSAMRFGWRLPVFRARM; the protein is encoded by the coding sequence ATGCGATGCTATGCTCGCCCGATGCGTCCGATCGACACCCTCGTCTATGGCATCGGCCTCGCCGGCGTCGCCGCCCAGGCCGCGGCGGGCATCCTCGAAGCCGGCAACAAGCGCTTCGACCTCTTCGGCATGATCGTCGTCGCCCTCGCCGCGGCACTCGGCGGCGGCTCGCTGCGCGACCTGCTGCTCGACCGCAAGGTCTTCTGGATCGCCGACCAGAGCTATCTCGTCACCGCCCTGCTCGCCGCCCTCGCGGCCTTCGCGCTGGCGCGCGTGGTGCGCCTGCCCGCGCGCCTGTTCCTGCTGCCCGATGCGATCGGCCTGGCGCTGTTCACGGTCAGCGGCACGCAGGCGGCGCTCGCGCTTGACGCCCCGTGGCTGGTCGCGAGCCTGATGGGCGTCATCACCGGCGCCTTTGGCGGCATCGTGCGCGACGTGCTGTGCAACGAGGTGCCGCTCGTATTCAGCGGCGAGCTCTACGCCACCGCGTCGTGGGTCGGCGCGCTGCTGCTGGTCGCATTGTCCGAGTTCGACGTCGCGCACACCTGGGCGGCCCTGCTCGCCGGCTCCGTCGTCCTCGCAGTCCGGCTCTCGGCGATGCGCTTCGGCTGGCGCCTGCCGGTGTTCCGCGCACGGATGTAA
- the mscL gene encoding large conductance mechanosensitive channel protein MscL, which yields MSFLREFKEFAMRGNVVDLAVGVIIGGAFGKIVDSLVKDVIMPVVGRILGGVDFRHLHINLGDKTFETLEAAEKAGAPLVKYGAFINTTIDFIIVAFAIFVAIKAINRLKRAEPPAPPPEPAPEPEEIKLLREIRDSLKQRG from the coding sequence ATGAGTTTCCTGCGCGAGTTCAAAGAGTTCGCCATGCGCGGCAACGTCGTCGACCTGGCGGTCGGCGTGATCATCGGCGGCGCCTTCGGCAAGATCGTCGATTCGCTGGTCAAGGACGTGATCATGCCCGTCGTCGGCCGCATTCTCGGCGGCGTCGATTTTCGCCACCTTCACATCAACCTTGGCGACAAGACCTTCGAAACGCTCGAAGCCGCCGAAAAGGCCGGCGCACCGCTGGTGAAGTACGGTGCCTTCATCAACACGACGATCGACTTCATCATCGTCGCGTTCGCGATCTTCGTCGCGATCAAGGCGATCAACCGCCTCAAGCGCGCCGAGCCGCCGGCACCGCCGCCGGAGCCCGCGCCCGAGCCGGAAGAAATCAAGCTGCTGCGCGAGATCCGCGATTCGCTGAAGCAGCGCGGCTAG
- a CDS encoding MBL fold metallo-hydrolase has product MIQLRIVPVTPFEQNCSIVWCDKTMRGAVVDPGGDLERIRAEADRLGVTIEKLLITHGHIDHAGGTAKLARELGVPVEGPQEEDRFWIAGMPQQSKMFGFPDVESFEPDRWLHDGDTVTVGEETLRVIHAPGHTPGHVVFFHVDARLAIVGDVLFAGSIGRTDFPKGDQATLVHSIREKLFPLGDDVTFVPGHGPTSTFGDERKNNPYVGDYA; this is encoded by the coding sequence ATGATCCAGCTGCGTATCGTCCCGGTGACCCCCTTCGAGCAGAACTGCAGCATCGTGTGGTGCGACAAGACGATGAGGGGGGCGGTCGTCGATCCGGGCGGCGACCTCGAGCGCATCCGCGCCGAGGCCGACAGGCTGGGCGTGACGATCGAGAAGCTGCTGATCACGCACGGTCACATCGACCACGCCGGCGGCACGGCGAAGCTCGCGCGCGAGCTGGGGGTGCCCGTCGAAGGGCCGCAGGAAGAAGATCGCTTCTGGATCGCCGGGATGCCGCAGCAGAGCAAGATGTTCGGCTTTCCCGACGTCGAGTCCTTCGAGCCGGACCGCTGGCTGCACGACGGCGATACCGTGACGGTGGGCGAGGAGACGCTGCGCGTGATCCACGCCCCCGGTCACACGCCCGGCCACGTCGTGTTCTTCCATGTGGATGCGCGGCTCGCGATCGTCGGCGACGTGCTGTTCGCGGGCTCGATCGGCCGCACCGACTTCCCCAAGGGCGACCAGGCGACGCTGGTCCATTCGATCCGCGAGAAGCTCTTCCCGCTCGGCGACGACGTCACCTTCGTGCCGGGCCACGGCCCGACCTCGACTTTCGGCGACGAGCGAAAGAACAACCCCTACGTCGGCGACTACGCGTAA
- the modC gene encoding molybdenum ABC transporter ATP-binding protein: protein MSPAAAAQVSGTGIEARFRLAWSGFALDATLQLPGRGVSALFGHSGSGKTTVLRCLAGLERATDGYLAVRGEVWQDDARGVFVPTHRRPLGYVFQEASLFPHLSVRRNLEFGLKRVAAAQRRVSLDHAIALLGIEPLLERMPERLSGGERQRVAIARALATSPRLLLMDEPLAALDAQRKAEVLPYLERLHGELDIPVVYVSHAPEEVARLADHVVLLRDGRVLASGAIDEVMPRLDLPFAHDEEAFVVVDAQVAARDERFALTRLEFGGLPLWITGLDAPLGAQVRARVLARDVSLALAERHDSSILNVLPARVVSLDDASPGRTLVRLDVAGRALLARITTRSAVQMGIAPGMSLFAQVKGVALLR, encoded by the coding sequence ATGAGTCCCGCCGCCGCTGCTCAGGTCTCCGGCACCGGCATCGAGGCGCGCTTCCGGCTGGCATGGTCGGGCTTTGCCCTGGACGCTACGCTGCAGTTGCCCGGGCGCGGTGTCAGCGCACTGTTCGGCCATTCCGGATCGGGCAAGACGACGGTGTTGCGCTGCCTCGCGGGTCTGGAGCGGGCGACGGACGGCTACCTCGCGGTGCGCGGCGAGGTGTGGCAGGACGACGCGCGTGGCGTGTTCGTGCCGACGCACCGCCGTCCGCTCGGCTACGTGTTCCAGGAAGCGAGCCTGTTTCCGCACCTTTCAGTGCGGCGCAACCTCGAGTTCGGCCTGAAGCGGGTCGCCGCGGCCCAACGCCGCGTGTCGCTCGATCATGCGATCGCGCTCCTCGGCATCGAGCCGCTGCTCGAGCGCATGCCGGAGCGGCTGTCGGGCGGCGAGCGCCAGCGCGTCGCGATCGCGCGCGCGCTGGCGACCAGTCCGCGCCTGCTACTGATGGACGAGCCGCTGGCCGCGCTCGATGCGCAGCGCAAGGCGGAGGTCCTGCCCTACCTGGAGCGCCTGCATGGCGAGCTGGATATTCCCGTCGTGTACGTGAGCCATGCGCCGGAGGAGGTCGCGCGGCTGGCGGACCACGTCGTGCTGCTGCGCGACGGGCGGGTGCTCGCGTCCGGTGCGATCGACGAGGTGATGCCGCGCCTGGACCTGCCCTTCGCGCACGACGAGGAGGCCTTTGTCGTCGTCGATGCGCAGGTCGCGGCGCGCGACGAGCGTTTCGCGCTGACGCGGCTCGAATTCGGCGGCCTGCCGCTGTGGATCACCGGCCTCGATGCGCCGCTCGGGGCGCAGGTGCGCGCCCGCGTGCTGGCGCGCGACGTGAGCCTGGCGCTCGCGGAACGCCACGATTCGAGCATCCTCAACGTGCTGCCCGCGCGCGTGGTGTCGCTCGACGACGCGAGCCCCGGGCGCACGCTGGTGCGCCTCGACGTCGCCGGCCGCGCGCTGCTCGCGCGCATCACGACGCGCTCCGCGGTGCAGATGGGCATCGCGCCGGGCATGAGCCTGTTCGCGCAGGTGAAGGGCGTGGCGCTGCTGCGTTAG
- the modB gene encoding molybdate ABC transporter permease subunit has protein sequence MMSTADLAAIRLTLELAAVTTAILLVIGTPVAWWLARTRSAWKGVVGAVVALPLVLPPTVIGFYLLLLMGPHGPVGQLTQALGIGLLPFSFAGLVVGSVFYSLPFVVQPLQQAFEAIGERPLEVAATLRAGALDTFFSVVLPLARPGFVTAAVLGFAHTVGEFGVVLMIGGNIPEKTRVVSVQIYDHVEALEYAQAHWLSAGMVVFSFVVLFLLYSRKRGGVR, from the coding sequence ATGATGAGTACGGCCGACCTCGCGGCGATCCGGCTGACGCTGGAGCTGGCGGCCGTCACGACGGCGATCCTGCTCGTGATCGGCACGCCCGTCGCGTGGTGGCTCGCGCGCACGCGCTCGGCGTGGAAGGGCGTGGTCGGCGCGGTGGTCGCGCTGCCGCTGGTGCTGCCGCCGACCGTGATCGGCTTTTACCTGTTGCTGTTGATGGGGCCGCACGGGCCCGTCGGGCAGCTCACTCAGGCGCTGGGCATCGGCCTGCTGCCCTTCAGCTTCGCGGGTCTGGTCGTCGGCTCGGTGTTCTACTCGCTGCCCTTCGTCGTCCAGCCGCTGCAGCAGGCCTTCGAGGCAATCGGCGAACGGCCGCTGGAGGTCGCCGCGACGCTGCGCGCGGGGGCGCTCGACACCTTCTTCAGCGTCGTGCTGCCGCTCGCGCGCCCGGGTTTCGTCACCGCCGCGGTGCTGGGCTTCGCCCATACAGTCGGCGAGTTCGGCGTGGTGCTGATGATAGGCGGCAACATCCCGGAGAAGACGCGCGTCGTGTCGGTGCAGATCTACGACCACGTCGAGGCGCTCGAATACGCGCAGGCGCACTGGCTTTCCGCGGGCATGGTGGTGTTCAGCTTCGTGGTGCTGTTCCTGCTCTACAGCCGCAAGCGCGGGGGCGTGCGATGA
- the modA gene encoding molybdate ABC transporter substrate-binding protein, with amino-acid sequence MISAIRTVLAATALTLGVTHAFAAEVQVAVAANFTAPMQKIAAEFERDTGHKARLAFGATGKFYAQIRNGAPFEVFLSADDTTPAKLEEEGATVAGSRFTYAIGRLALWSAQAGVVDDKGEVLRRGAFAHLAVANPKTAPYGAAAQEVMHRLGVAEALAAKLVTGENIAQTHQFVASGNAELGFVALSQVWADGRLTGGSAWLVPAGLHAPLRQDAVILAPGRDKPAARALAEYLRGAKATAIIKSYGYGQ; translated from the coding sequence ATGATTTCGGCAATCCGCACAGTCTTGGCCGCAACAGCCCTCACGCTGGGCGTCACGCACGCGTTCGCCGCGGAGGTGCAGGTCGCGGTCGCCGCCAACTTCACCGCGCCGATGCAGAAGATCGCCGCCGAGTTCGAGCGCGACACCGGCCACAAGGCCCGGCTCGCCTTCGGCGCGACCGGCAAGTTCTACGCCCAGATCCGCAACGGCGCGCCCTTCGAGGTCTTCCTTTCGGCCGACGACACGACGCCGGCGAAGCTGGAGGAGGAGGGCGCGACGGTCGCCGGCAGCCGTTTCACCTACGCGATCGGCCGGCTGGCGCTGTGGTCGGCGCAGGCCGGCGTGGTCGACGACAAGGGCGAGGTGCTCAGGCGCGGCGCCTTCGCCCATCTTGCCGTAGCGAATCCGAAGACAGCGCCCTACGGCGCGGCGGCGCAGGAGGTCATGCACAGGCTGGGGGTCGCCGAGGCGCTCGCCGCAAAGCTCGTCACCGGCGAGAACATCGCGCAGACGCACCAGTTCGTCGCCAGCGGCAACGCCGAACTGGGCTTCGTCGCGCTGTCGCAGGTGTGGGCCGACGGCCGGCTCACGGGCGGGTCGGCGTGGCTGGTGCCGGCCGGGCTGCACGCGCCGCTGCGCCAGGATGCGGTGATCCTCGCGCCGGGTCGCGACAAACCGGCCGCGCGTGCGCTCGCGGAATATTTGCGCGGTGCGAAGGCCACCGCGATTATCAAGTCCTACGGTTACGGACAGTGA